A section of the Ornithinimicrobium sufpigmenti genome encodes:
- a CDS encoding electron transfer flavoprotein subunit beta/FixA family protein, which translates to MNIVVCVKYVPDAQADRTFKADNTTDREAVDGLLSELDEYAVEEALKIVEAGEGEITALTMGPDDAVAAVKKSLQMGAHKGVHVNDAAIAGSDAVATSLVLAKAIEKIGSESGPVDLVLTGLGSTDGVMSVLPAMLAERLGLPQVTWASELTVEGGTARITRHNEAVTETIEASLPAVVSVTDQINDPRYPSFKGIMAAKKKPVEEWSLADLGVDAAEVGLGASWTSVVSAEARPPRQAGEIVTDEGDGGAKLVEFLASRRFA; encoded by the coding sequence GTGAACATCGTCGTGTGTGTGAAGTACGTGCCGGATGCCCAGGCCGACCGCACCTTCAAGGCCGACAACACCACCGACCGCGAGGCGGTGGACGGCCTGCTCTCGGAGCTGGACGAGTATGCCGTGGAGGAGGCCCTGAAGATCGTCGAGGCCGGTGAGGGGGAGATCACCGCGCTGACGATGGGTCCGGACGACGCCGTCGCTGCGGTCAAGAAGAGCCTGCAGATGGGCGCCCACAAGGGCGTGCACGTCAACGACGCGGCGATCGCCGGCTCCGACGCCGTGGCCACCTCGCTGGTGCTGGCCAAGGCCATCGAGAAGATCGGCAGCGAGAGCGGTCCTGTCGACCTGGTCCTCACCGGCCTGGGCTCCACCGACGGCGTGATGTCGGTGCTGCCGGCGATGCTCGCCGAGCGGCTGGGCCTGCCTCAGGTCACCTGGGCCTCCGAGCTAACCGTCGAGGGCGGCACCGCCCGGATCACCCGGCACAACGAGGCGGTCACCGAGACCATCGAGGCGAGCCTGCCGGCCGTCGTCTCGGTCACCGACCAGATCAACGACCCGCGCTACCCCTCGTTCAAGGGGATCATGGCGGCGAAGAAGAAGCCGGTGGAGGAATGGAGCCTGGCCGACCTGGGTGTCGACGCCGCCGAGGTGGGCCTGGGCGCGTCCTGGACCAGCGTGGTCAGCGCGGAGGCCCGACCGCCCCGCCAGGCCGGGGAGATCGTGACCGACGAGGGTGACGGCGGGGCCAAGCTCGTCGAGTTCCTCGCCTCCCGGCGTTTCGCCTGA
- a CDS encoding cysteine desulfurase family protein has product MSTTTYLDHAATTSVLPEVVEVVARVMGQVGNASSTHGPGRQARSTVEESREDIADALGVHPTEVVFTSGGTESDNIAVTGSFLARRAADPTRTRVVTTGLEHHAVLDSVEHLVADHGARVTWVEPTVEGAITPEALQAALDQGEGPADVAVVSVMWANNEIGTVQNIPALAEVCRAAGVPLHTDAVQALGQVELPLDDLGSGSAPDLVALTGHKIGGPVGVGLLLAARGQSPEPALRGGGQERGLRPGTLPVASIAGLATAVRYAVRHRAEHAARVAALRDRLIEGALALDPSIVVSGPWAPGDTARRLPGNAHLQVPGADSDALLYLLDAAGIACSAGSACTAGVTRPSHVLLACGIPEDRARGALRLSLGRTSTEDDVERLLAALPDTLQRARLARAAS; this is encoded by the coding sequence GTGAGCACGACCACCTATCTCGACCACGCCGCCACGACCTCGGTGCTCCCCGAGGTCGTGGAGGTCGTGGCCCGCGTCATGGGCCAGGTGGGCAACGCCTCGTCCACCCACGGCCCGGGCCGCCAGGCGCGCAGCACCGTCGAGGAGTCCCGCGAGGACATCGCCGACGCCCTCGGCGTGCACCCCACGGAGGTGGTCTTCACCTCGGGCGGGACCGAGTCGGACAACATCGCCGTCACCGGCTCCTTCCTGGCCCGCCGCGCCGCGGACCCCACCCGCACCCGCGTGGTGACCACCGGCCTGGAGCACCACGCCGTCCTCGACTCCGTGGAGCACCTCGTCGCCGACCACGGTGCCCGCGTCACCTGGGTGGAGCCCACCGTCGAGGGCGCCATCACCCCCGAGGCCCTGCAGGCCGCGCTCGACCAGGGCGAGGGCCCCGCCGACGTCGCCGTCGTCTCGGTGATGTGGGCCAACAACGAGATCGGCACGGTCCAAAACATCCCCGCGCTCGCCGAGGTATGCCGCGCCGCCGGGGTGCCGCTGCACACCGACGCCGTGCAGGCGCTCGGGCAGGTCGAGCTGCCGCTGGACGACCTCGGCAGCGGCAGCGCCCCCGACCTGGTCGCCCTGACGGGGCACAAGATCGGCGGGCCGGTCGGTGTCGGCCTGCTCCTCGCCGCCCGGGGGCAGTCGCCGGAGCCCGCCCTGCGCGGCGGTGGCCAGGAGCGCGGGCTGCGGCCGGGGACGCTCCCGGTGGCCTCGATCGCCGGGCTCGCCACCGCGGTCCGGTATGCCGTCCGGCACCGCGCCGAGCACGCCGCCCGCGTGGCGGCCCTGCGGGACCGGCTCATCGAGGGCGCCCTCGCGCTCGACCCCAGCATCGTGGTGAGCGGCCCCTGGGCTCCGGGCGACACGGCACGACGCCTGCCCGGCAACGCCCACCTGCAGGTGCCGGGCGCTGACAGCGACGCCCTGCTCTACCTGCTCGACGCCGCCGGGATCGCCTGCTCGGCCGGCTCAGCCTGCACCGCCGGCGTCACCCGGCCCAGCCACGTCCTGCTCGCCTGCGGCATCCCCGAGGACCGGGCCCGCGGTGCACTGCGGCTCTCGCTGGGGCGCACCTCGACCGAGGACGACGTCGAGCGCCTGCTCGCGGCCCTGCCCGACACCCTCCAGCGGGCCCGCCTGGCCCGGGCGGCGTCCTGA
- a CDS encoding PadR family transcriptional regulator translates to MNTEQWPSEWLRGVLGVCVLRILLDGPSYGYAITQRLAEAGLGTVKGGTLYPLLGRLEEAGHVEVEWRPGDGGPGRKYYALTEQGRAEAGEQSARWADFTSTTRGLTDAAIAQPTGRN, encoded by the coding sequence ATGAACACGGAACAGTGGCCGAGCGAGTGGCTGCGCGGCGTGCTCGGGGTGTGCGTGCTGCGCATCCTGCTCGACGGGCCCAGCTACGGCTACGCGATCACCCAACGCCTGGCCGAGGCCGGCCTGGGCACGGTCAAGGGGGGCACCCTCTACCCGCTGCTCGGCCGACTCGAGGAGGCGGGACACGTCGAGGTCGAGTGGCGGCCCGGCGACGGCGGCCCCGGCCGCAAGTACTACGCCCTGACCGAGCAGGGGCGTGCAGAGGCCGGCGAGCAGTCCGCTCGCTGGGCCGACTTCACCAGCACGACGCGCGGCCTCACCGATGCGGCCATCGCGCAGCCGACAGGGAGGAACTGA
- a CDS encoding HAAS signaling domain-containing protein, protein MNMTDSGHRQGAPHATTDPAGDTLDPQRLAPHVEQDWVDAFILEQRLLGIPGDRIGDALAEVESHVNDSGEGALDAFGDPVAYAREVAAGPRVDDDRDPSWIFGLGLGLAGMNLTLFSTHAWIDGEGRMALTAGHLVVLGLVVATLALLLLRSEAFLRFVLQRPWVSLGLFVLHFSAMVGALFLLSTPVAHVPTGLVGAAGVLALAAGTIMEWRSRTAGQLEDPILGPGESRPARGGLGWFGWLTILLFPLITLAMVGLSLLVARLS, encoded by the coding sequence ATGAACATGACAGACAGCGGGCACCGTCAGGGCGCCCCGCACGCCACCACCGACCCCGCCGGGGACACCCTCGATCCCCAACGTCTGGCCCCCCACGTCGAGCAGGACTGGGTCGACGCCTTCATCCTCGAGCAGCGGCTCCTCGGCATCCCCGGGGACCGGATCGGCGACGCGCTCGCCGAGGTGGAGAGCCACGTCAACGACTCCGGCGAGGGCGCCCTCGACGCCTTCGGTGACCCCGTGGCCTACGCCCGGGAGGTGGCCGCCGGGCCGCGGGTCGACGATGACCGCGACCCGTCCTGGATCTTCGGCCTGGGACTGGGCCTGGCCGGCATGAACCTCACCCTGTTCAGTACCCACGCCTGGATCGACGGGGAGGGTCGGATGGCGCTGACGGCGGGCCACCTGGTGGTGCTCGGACTGGTGGTCGCGACGCTCGCCCTCCTGCTCCTGCGGTCCGAAGCCTTCCTCCGGTTCGTGCTCCAGCGGCCGTGGGTCTCGCTCGGCCTGTTCGTCCTGCACTTCTCCGCCATGGTCGGAGCGCTGTTCCTGCTGTCGACCCCAGTAGCGCACGTCCCGACGGGCCTCGTCGGCGCCGCAGGGGTCCTCGCCCTGGCCGCAGGCACGATCATGGAGTGGCGCAGCCGGACCGCCGGACAGCTCGAGGACCCGATCCTCGGCCCCGGCGAGAGTCGCCCGGCCCGCGGAGGGCTCGGCTGGTTCGGCTGGCTGACGATCCTGCTCTTCCCGCTGATCACCCTGGCCATGGTCGGCCTCAGCCTGCTGGTGGCGCGACTGTCCTGA
- a CDS encoding electron transfer flavoprotein subunit alpha/FixB family protein, which produces MSDVLVLVDHVDGQVRKATFEMLTAAARLGEPVAVWVGAGADAAAGDLGRYGATGLLVADDPALTDYLVAPLAELLAELVAQRSPAAVLVASTNDGKEIAGRLALKTSSGLITDAVDVQPGDGGVQTTQSVFAGNYTVVSRVAKGSPVVAVKPNSIPAQETGGSAPAVEQVSVQVSDAARAARITGRTAKEQTGRPALTEAAIVVSGGRGTGGDFGPVEAFADSLGAAVGASRAAVDAGWYPHSHQVGQTGVQVSPQLYIAAGISGAIQHRAGMQTSKTIVAVNKDAEAPIFELVDYGVVGDLFTVLPQATDAVNQRRG; this is translated from the coding sequence ATGAGTGATGTGCTGGTACTGGTCGACCACGTCGACGGGCAGGTCCGCAAGGCGACCTTCGAGATGCTCACCGCGGCGGCCCGCCTGGGCGAGCCGGTGGCGGTCTGGGTCGGGGCCGGCGCTGACGCCGCCGCGGGCGACCTGGGACGGTACGGCGCCACGGGCCTGCTGGTGGCCGACGACCCCGCGTTGACCGACTACCTGGTGGCGCCCCTGGCCGAGCTGCTGGCCGAGCTGGTCGCCCAGCGGTCCCCGGCCGCGGTCCTGGTCGCGTCCACCAACGACGGCAAGGAGATCGCCGGCCGGCTGGCCCTGAAGACCTCCTCCGGCCTGATCACCGACGCCGTAGACGTGCAGCCCGGCGATGGTGGGGTGCAGACCACCCAGTCGGTGTTCGCCGGCAACTACACCGTGGTCTCCCGGGTCGCCAAGGGCAGCCCGGTGGTCGCGGTCAAGCCCAACAGCATCCCCGCGCAGGAGACCGGCGGGTCTGCGCCGGCGGTCGAGCAGGTCTCGGTGCAGGTCTCCGACGCCGCCAGGGCCGCCCGGATCACCGGCCGCACCGCCAAGGAGCAGACCGGCCGCCCGGCGCTGACGGAGGCCGCGATCGTCGTGTCCGGTGGCCGCGGCACCGGCGGTGACTTCGGCCCGGTGGAGGCCTTCGCCGACAGCCTCGGCGCGGCCGTGGGCGCCTCCCGCGCCGCCGTGGACGCCGGCTGGTACCCGCACTCCCACCAGGTCGGCCAGACCGGTGTCCAGGTCTCGCCGCAGCTGTACATCGCCGCCGGCATCTCCGGCGCGATCCAGCACCGGGCCGGGATGCAGACCTCCAAGACGATCGTGGCGGTCAACAAGGACGCCGAGGCCCCGATCTTCGAGCTGGTCGACTACGGCGTCGTCGGCGACCTGTTCACCGTCCTGCCCCAGGCCACCGACGCGGTCAACCAGCGCAGGGGCTGA